The following coding sequences are from one Bradyrhizobium sp. 200 window:
- a CDS encoding DUF2160 domain-containing protein, with the protein MENIAWMAWTLPTAIFFVMLALTLGVMTWLAAAYPEAERVGVLRIPTTRGDRLFISLVLAAVIHLLWIAFVGTDPLVTLPIGEGVEISSLWLATLISLVSAAAIFRTV; encoded by the coding sequence ATGGAAAACATCGCATGGATGGCCTGGACGCTGCCGACCGCGATCTTCTTCGTGATGCTGGCGCTGACGCTCGGGGTGATGACGTGGCTTGCGGCCGCCTATCCCGAAGCCGAGCGCGTCGGCGTGCTGCGCATTCCGACCACGCGCGGCGACCGGCTGTTTATTTCGCTGGTGCTCGCCGCCGTCATTCATCTGCTGTGGATCGCCTTTGTCGGTACCGACCCACTTGTGACGCTCCCGATCGGGGAGGGTGTTGAAATATCGAGCCTGTGGCTCGCAACCCTGATTTCGCTTGTTTCAGCCGCTGCGATCTTCCGCACCGTCTGA
- the glpD gene encoding glycerol-3-phosphate dehydrogenase produces MDRIFDLAIIGGGINGCGIARDAAGRGNSVFLCEMNDLASGTSSWSTKLVHGGLRYLEYYEFRLVREALIEREILWQIAPHIIRPLRFVLPHHAGLRPAWLLRLGLFLYDHIGGRQLLPPTRSVDLVHDEVGKPLIANRYTRGFEYSDCFVDDARLVVLTARDAADRGAEIHTRSHAVEIRQVDGIWQVTVENTIGGERTTIQARALVNAGGPWVEQVLSSGSGVNARAKVRLVQGSHIVVRKLYEHDRAYMFQNADGRIIFVIPYQNDFTLIGTTDRDYDGDPAKVKASPEEIQYLCASASEYLKKPVLPADVVWTYSGVRPLYDDGASEAKAATRDYVFELDTPGGAPLLSIYGGKITTYRRLAEEALERLAPYLHSAKDKAGWTGKAPLPGGDMDVSAVAALTAELTRKYPFLNSAHANRLAHAYGTRATKLLGNAKSIADLGQSFGATLTESEVRYLILNEWACTADDVVWRRSKLGLRLSADEIAALDEWIKANRASGARPLREAGGRT; encoded by the coding sequence TTGGATCGGATCTTTGATCTCGCCATTATCGGAGGCGGCATCAACGGCTGCGGCATCGCGCGCGATGCGGCGGGCCGGGGTAACTCTGTTTTCCTATGTGAAATGAACGACTTGGCGAGTGGGACGTCGTCCTGGTCGACCAAGCTGGTGCATGGCGGGCTGCGCTATCTCGAATATTACGAGTTCCGGCTGGTCCGCGAGGCCCTGATCGAACGCGAAATCCTCTGGCAGATCGCGCCTCATATCATCAGGCCCTTGCGTTTCGTTTTGCCGCACCACGCAGGGCTGCGCCCGGCCTGGCTGCTCAGGCTAGGGTTGTTCCTGTACGACCACATCGGCGGCCGTCAACTGCTGCCGCCGACCCGTTCGGTCGATCTCGTCCACGACGAGGTGGGCAAACCCTTGATCGCCAACCGCTACACCAGGGGCTTTGAATATTCCGACTGCTTCGTCGACGACGCGCGCCTCGTCGTGCTGACCGCGCGGGACGCCGCCGATCGCGGTGCGGAAATCCACACCCGCTCGCACGCGGTCGAGATTCGTCAGGTCGACGGCATCTGGCAGGTCACCGTCGAGAACACGATCGGCGGAGAGCGAACGACCATCCAGGCGCGCGCGTTGGTCAATGCCGGCGGCCCGTGGGTCGAGCAGGTGCTTTCGTCGGGCTCGGGCGTCAATGCGCGCGCAAAAGTGCGGCTGGTGCAGGGTTCCCACATCGTGGTGCGCAAGCTCTACGAGCACGACCGCGCCTACATGTTCCAGAACGCCGACGGCCGCATCATCTTCGTCATTCCCTACCAGAACGATTTCACCCTGATCGGAACCACCGATCGTGATTACGACGGCGATCCGGCAAAGGTGAAAGCCAGCCCTGAGGAGATTCAATATCTCTGTGCGTCGGCCAGCGAATACCTGAAAAAGCCGGTGCTGCCTGCAGACGTCGTCTGGACCTATTCCGGCGTGCGCCCACTCTATGACGATGGCGCCAGCGAGGCCAAGGCCGCGACGCGCGACTACGTGTTCGAACTGGACACGCCCGGCGGTGCGCCCCTGCTGTCGATCTATGGCGGCAAGATCACGACCTATCGGCGGCTGGCGGAAGAAGCGCTCGAACGGCTCGCGCCCTATCTGCACAGCGCGAAGGACAAAGCAGGTTGGACGGGCAAGGCGCCGCTGCCCGGCGGCGACATGGATGTTTCGGCGGTCGCCGCGCTGACAGCGGAACTGACGCGGAAATATCCGTTCCTTAACTCCGCGCATGCCAACCGGCTCGCGCATGCCTACGGCACGCGTGCGACAAAATTGCTCGGTAACGCGAAATCAATTGCTGATCTCGGCCAGTCGTTCGGCGCTACCCTGACCGAAAGCGAAGTGAGGTACCTGATCTTGAATGAATGGGCCTGCACCGCGGATGACGTCGTGTGGCGAAGGTCCAAGCTCGGCCTGCGGCTGTCGGCAGATGAAATTGCCGCACTTGACGAGTGGATCAAGGCCAACCGAGCCTCCGGCGCGCGTCCCTTGCGTGAAGCGGGAGGACGGACATGA
- a CDS encoding ABC transporter ATP-binding protein, which translates to MARIDLVDLAHSYGGNDAPQESFALKPVTMTWRQGGAYALLGPSGCGKTTLLNLISGIVTPSRGKILFDGADITPLSTQKRNIAQVFQFPVIYDTMTVGQNLAFPLQNRGVPKAEVEARVKQIADLLDLTPYLGRKATRLTADAKQKISLGRGLVRSDVAAVLFDEPLTVIDPELKWQLRSKLKALHRELDLTMIYVTHDQTEALTFADTVVVMHDGRVVQSGTPAELFDKPAHTFVGYFIGSPGMNIVPAVVSGREARIDGHVIGLHRNYGVLPAGAKIEIGVRPEFVNVAAPASGLLSATIERIDDLGRARFARVRIGDAKFAARVPGGFSVPDNMVGLVFDPAHVHVYADSRLVEGVA; encoded by the coding sequence ATGGCCCGCATTGACCTCGTCGATCTCGCGCACTCCTACGGCGGCAATGATGCGCCGCAGGAATCGTTTGCACTGAAGCCGGTGACGATGACCTGGCGGCAGGGCGGGGCGTACGCGCTGCTCGGCCCGTCCGGCTGCGGCAAGACCACGCTGCTCAACCTGATCTCCGGCATCGTCACGCCGTCGCGCGGGAAAATCCTGTTCGACGGCGCCGACATCACGCCGCTGTCAACCCAGAAGCGCAACATCGCGCAGGTGTTCCAGTTTCCGGTGATCTACGACACCATGACGGTCGGGCAGAACCTCGCATTTCCGTTGCAGAACCGCGGCGTGCCGAAGGCCGAGGTCGAGGCGCGGGTGAAGCAGATCGCCGATCTGCTGGATCTCACGCCGTATCTCGGCCGCAAGGCGACGCGCCTGACGGCGGACGCCAAGCAGAAGATTTCGCTCGGCCGCGGCCTCGTCCGCTCCGACGTGGCGGCGGTGCTGTTCGACGAGCCGCTGACGGTGATCGATCCCGAGCTGAAATGGCAGTTGCGCTCAAAACTCAAGGCGCTGCATCGCGAACTCGACCTCACGATGATCTACGTCACCCATGACCAGACCGAGGCGCTGACCTTTGCCGACACCGTGGTCGTCATGCATGACGGCCGCGTGGTGCAGAGCGGCACGCCGGCCGAACTATTCGATAAGCCAGCGCATACTTTCGTCGGTTATTTCATCGGCTCGCCCGGCATGAACATCGTGCCGGCCGTCGTGAGCGGGCGCGAAGCGCGCATCGACGGCCACGTCATCGGCCTGCACCGAAATTACGGCGTCCTGCCGGCGGGCGCGAAAATCGAGATCGGCGTGCGGCCGGAATTCGTCAATGTCGCGGCGCCCGCATCCGGCCTGCTGTCGGCCACAATCGAGCGCATCGACGATCTCGGCCGCGCTCGTTTCGCTCGCGTTCGCATCGGCGACGCCAAATTCGCCGCCCGCGTACCGGGCGGATTTTCCGTCCCCGACAACATGGTCGGGCTCGTGTTCGATCCCGCCCATGTCCACGTCTATGCCGACAGCCGTCTGGTCGAGGGGGTTGCCTGA
- a CDS encoding ABC transporter ATP-binding protein, with protein MSVTLEHVTRTVDGMPTIRDVSLTLERGTLSVLLGPTLSGKTSIMRLLAGLDKPATGRVLVDGNDVTGADVRQRSVAMVYQQFINYPSLTVYENIASPLRVQGRPREEIDRRVQEAAKLLRLEPYLKRTPLQLSGGQQQRTAIARALVKGADLVLLDEPLANLDYKLREELRTELPRIFEASGAIFVYATTEPSEALLLGGNTVCMWEGKVLQAGDTSKVYRQPDTLRVAQVFSDPPLNIVGIEKKNGSVQYAGGIQAPASGLYASLPDGPYRVGFRAHQLEVANGVAGRHAFHATVTVTEITGSESFVHLNRGASNWVAVLPGVHEYEPGHLLDAVLDPNNVFVFDAADRLVAAPGSL; from the coding sequence ATGAGCGTCACGCTCGAACATGTCACGCGAACCGTGGATGGCATGCCGACCATTCGCGATGTCTCGCTGACGCTTGAGCGTGGCACGCTGAGCGTGCTGCTCGGGCCGACGCTGTCCGGCAAGACCTCGATCATGCGGCTGCTTGCCGGTCTCGACAAGCCCGCCACCGGCCGCGTGCTGGTCGACGGCAACGACGTCACCGGCGCCGACGTGCGGCAGCGCTCGGTCGCGATGGTCTATCAGCAGTTCATCAATTATCCGTCGCTGACGGTCTACGAGAATATTGCCTCGCCCTTGCGGGTGCAGGGCAGGCCGCGCGAGGAGATCGACCGGCGCGTGCAGGAAGCCGCGAAGCTGCTGCGGCTCGAGCCCTATCTGAAGCGCACCCCGTTGCAGCTTTCCGGCGGTCAGCAGCAGCGCACGGCAATCGCGCGAGCACTGGTCAAGGGCGCCGATCTCGTCCTGCTGGACGAGCCGCTGGCCAATCTCGATTACAAGCTGCGCGAGGAGTTGCGCACCGAGCTTCCGCGCATCTTCGAAGCGTCAGGCGCGATCTTCGTCTATGCGACCACCGAGCCCTCGGAGGCACTCCTGCTCGGCGGCAACACCGTCTGCATGTGGGAAGGCAAGGTTCTGCAGGCCGGCGATACGTCAAAAGTCTATCGCCAGCCCGACACGCTGCGGGTGGCGCAGGTTTTCTCCGATCCGCCGCTCAACATCGTCGGTATCGAGAAGAAGAACGGTTCCGTGCAATATGCCGGCGGCATTCAGGCGCCGGCCTCCGGCCTCTATGCATCGCTCCCCGACGGCCCGTATCGCGTCGGCTTTCGCGCCCATCAGCTCGAAGTGGCGAACGGCGTCGCCGGGCGCCACGCGTTCCACGCCACCGTCACCGTCACCGAGATCACCGGCTCGGAAAGTTTTGTGCATCTCAATCGCGGTGCCTCCAACTGGGTTGCGGTGCTGCCGGGCGTGCACGAGTACGAGCCCGGCCATTTGCTCGATGCGGTGCTCGATCCCAATAATGTTTTCGTGTTCGACGCCGCCGACCGTCTGGTCGCCGCGCCAGGCTCCTTGTGA
- a CDS encoding sugar ABC transporter permease, which produces MDKTINQKAWFLVLPVFAVVAFSAVLPLMTVVNYSMQDTFGNNQFFWNGVGWFKELLDPSTDLGGRFLASLGRNLLFSAIILAIEVPLGIVVALSMPREGWTVAVCLVILALPLLIPWNVVGTIWQIFGRPDIGLLGYTLNSLGIDYNYVSNEFDAWATVIVMDVWHWTSLVALLCYAGLKSIPDAYYQAAQIDGASRWAVFKAIQLPKMNRVLLIAVLLRFMDSFMIYTEPFVVTGGGPGNSTTFVSIELVKIALGQFDLGKAAALSLVYNLIILIVCWVFYTVMTNAGVERPAKKGGA; this is translated from the coding sequence ATGGACAAGACTATCAACCAGAAAGCCTGGTTCCTGGTGCTGCCGGTATTCGCGGTGGTCGCGTTCTCCGCGGTCCTGCCGTTGATGACGGTCGTGAACTATTCGATGCAGGATACGTTCGGCAACAACCAGTTCTTCTGGAACGGCGTCGGCTGGTTCAAGGAGCTGCTTGATCCGTCGACCGATCTCGGCGGGCGCTTCCTGGCCTCGCTCGGCCGCAACCTGCTGTTTTCCGCCATCATCCTGGCGATCGAGGTGCCGCTCGGCATCGTGGTGGCGCTGTCGATGCCGCGCGAAGGCTGGACCGTTGCCGTATGCCTCGTGATCCTGGCGCTGCCGCTGCTGATTCCGTGGAACGTGGTCGGAACCATCTGGCAGATTTTCGGCCGGCCCGACATCGGCCTGCTCGGCTATACGCTCAACAGCCTCGGCATCGACTACAATTACGTTTCCAACGAGTTCGATGCGTGGGCCACCGTCATCGTGATGGATGTGTGGCACTGGACCAGCCTCGTTGCGCTGCTCTGCTACGCTGGCTTGAAGTCGATCCCCGACGCCTATTATCAGGCGGCGCAGATCGACGGCGCTTCGCGCTGGGCGGTGTTCAAGGCAATCCAACTGCCGAAGATGAACCGTGTGCTGTTGATCGCGGTGCTGCTGCGGTTCATGGACAGCTTCATGATCTACACCGAGCCGTTCGTGGTGACCGGCGGCGGCCCCGGCAACTCGACCACCTTCGTTTCGATCGAACTGGTCAAGATCGCGCTCGGGCAGTTCGACCTTGGCAAGGCCGCCGCGTTGTCGCTGGTTTACAATCTGATCATCCTGATCGTGTGCTGGGTGTTCTACACCGTCATGACCAATGCCGGGGTTGAGCGTCCCGCCAAGAAGGGAGGCGCCTGA
- a CDS encoding DMT family transporter: MTELAVGGRSAAEYARGALYGLAAVSIWSGWIVVARLGLKSNLTPWDIAALRFGVAGVLLLPYVVSRGLALDRLGWIGLAAIVLGGGAPVLFANAGLMFAPAAHAGALFPGVMPLMVALLAAVLLHEPFRTAKKIGFVLILFGVFGIAWGAGGGAMESRQTIGHLLFLGSALAWALYTVAMRRARLDGLHAAAIAAVGALILYMPVYLMVAGTSLAKAPLGDIALQAFVQGILTAIVSLIFYGRAVSILGASSGAAFAALSPAMTAVMAIPILGEWPATMDWIAIAAISVGVYVVSGGPLPRRSM; encoded by the coding sequence ATGACCGAATTGGCTGTCGGCGGACGCAGCGCGGCCGAATATGCCCGTGGCGCCCTCTATGGCCTCGCGGCGGTCAGCATATGGTCCGGATGGATCGTGGTGGCGCGCCTCGGCCTCAAGAGCAATCTCACACCATGGGATATCGCCGCGCTTCGCTTTGGCGTGGCGGGCGTGCTTCTGCTGCCTTACGTCGTGAGCAGGGGTCTTGCGCTCGATCGCCTCGGCTGGATCGGACTGGCGGCAATCGTGCTCGGCGGCGGTGCGCCCGTCCTGTTCGCGAACGCCGGCCTGATGTTCGCCCCGGCCGCGCATGCGGGAGCGTTGTTTCCCGGCGTCATGCCGCTGATGGTCGCGCTTCTCGCCGCGGTCCTCCTGCACGAGCCGTTTAGGACTGCGAAAAAGATCGGCTTTGTGCTGATCCTGTTCGGCGTCTTCGGCATCGCCTGGGGCGCCGGCGGCGGTGCGATGGAGTCCAGGCAGACCATCGGACATCTGCTGTTTCTCGGCTCTGCTCTGGCCTGGGCCCTCTATACGGTCGCGATGCGCCGTGCGCGGCTTGATGGGCTGCATGCCGCGGCGATCGCAGCAGTTGGCGCCTTGATTCTCTACATGCCGGTTTATCTGATGGTGGCGGGTACGAGTCTCGCCAAGGCTCCTTTAGGCGATATCGCTCTGCAAGCCTTCGTGCAGGGAATTCTGACGGCGATCGTTTCACTTATCTTCTACGGACGCGCGGTCAGCATCCTCGGCGCCTCCAGCGGTGCCGCGTTCGCCGCGTTGTCTCCGGCGATGACGGCTGTCATGGCGATTCCAATTCTTGGCGAGTGGCCGGCCACGATGGACTGGATTGCCATCGCCGCGATTTCTGTCGGCGTCTACGTCGTGAGTGGAGGTCCGCTGCCGCGGCGAAGCATGTGA
- a CDS encoding DeoR/GlpR family DNA-binding transcription regulator translates to MAGLSHRQTEILNIARAFGRVMVEDLARRFEVSAQTIRKDLNDLCDQRSLTRIHGGAIIASGVENLAYEARRFVAAEEKRAIGLAAAQRIPNGCSLFINIGTTTEEVASALTSHEDLLVITNNLNVAMLLYRHPRIEVIVAGGAVRRADGAVIGSTAIGLIGQFKVDYAIIGASAIDEEGALLDFDYREVQAAQAIIANARSVMLVADSTKLRRSAPVRIAHLSQIQTFVTDAPLPAGLASICSHRGIEVVEAMDKPAADIDESGSEPASTVTRLR, encoded by the coding sequence GTGGCCGGACTGTCCCACCGTCAGACTGAAATTCTCAACATCGCCCGCGCCTTTGGCCGGGTGATGGTGGAAGACCTCGCCAGGCGTTTCGAGGTTTCGGCGCAGACCATCCGCAAGGACCTCAACGACCTCTGCGACCAGCGCTCGCTGACCCGCATCCATGGCGGCGCCATCATCGCTTCCGGCGTGGAAAACCTCGCCTATGAGGCGCGGCGCTTCGTGGCGGCGGAGGAGAAGCGGGCGATCGGCCTTGCTGCGGCGCAGAGGATTCCGAACGGCTGCTCGTTGTTCATCAACATCGGCACCACGACGGAAGAAGTCGCGAGCGCACTGACCTCGCATGAGGATTTGCTCGTCATCACCAACAACCTCAACGTCGCGATGCTGTTGTATCGGCACCCGCGCATCGAGGTGATCGTAGCCGGCGGTGCGGTGCGGCGCGCCGATGGCGCCGTGATCGGCTCGACCGCGATCGGCCTGATCGGCCAGTTCAAGGTCGATTACGCGATCATCGGCGCGTCCGCGATCGACGAGGAGGGTGCGCTGCTCGACTTCGACTATCGCGAAGTGCAGGCCGCGCAGGCGATCATCGCCAATGCACGCAGCGTCATGCTGGTGGCGGACTCGACAAAACTCCGGCGCAGCGCGCCGGTGCGCATCGCCCATCTCAGCCAGATCCAGACCTTTGTGACGGATGCGCCGCTGCCGGCGGGTCTCGCCAGCATCTGCAGCCACCGCGGCATCGAGGTGGTCGAGGCAATGGACAAGCCGGCGGCGGATATCGATGAGAGCGGCAGCGAGCCGGCTTCCACTGTCACGCGCTTGCGCTGA
- a CDS encoding carbohydrate ABC transporter permease produces MHSIPGRRLIISLFLIFLLLPIYWLVNMSFKTNSEIVTTMTLWPHQPTLENYKRIFTDESWYSGYINSLKYVIINTVISIAVALPAAYGFSRYRFLGDKHLFFWLLSNRMAPAAVFALPFFNLYSAINLFDTPWAVALAHCIFNVPLAVWILEGFVSGVPREIDETAFLDGYSFPRFFVKILVPLIASGIGVAAFFCFMFSWVELLLARTLTSVNAKPISAIMTRTVSAAGMDWGLLAAAGVLTIIPGALVIWFVRNYIARGFALGRV; encoded by the coding sequence ATGCATTCGATTCCCGGCCGCCGTCTCATCATCTCGCTGTTCCTGATCTTCCTGCTGTTGCCGATCTACTGGCTCGTCAACATGAGCTTCAAGACCAATTCCGAGATCGTCACCACCATGACGCTGTGGCCGCATCAGCCGACGCTGGAAAACTACAAGCGCATCTTCACCGACGAGAGCTGGTATTCCGGCTACATCAACTCGCTGAAATACGTGATCATCAACACCGTGATCTCGATCGCGGTGGCATTGCCGGCCGCCTACGGCTTCTCGCGCTACCGTTTCCTCGGCGACAAGCATTTGTTCTTCTGGCTGCTGTCGAACCGCATGGCGCCGGCCGCGGTGTTCGCGCTGCCGTTCTTCAATCTCTATTCGGCGATCAATTTGTTCGATACGCCATGGGCGGTCGCGCTGGCGCATTGCATCTTCAATGTGCCGCTGGCGGTCTGGATCCTCGAGGGCTTCGTCTCCGGCGTGCCGCGCGAGATCGACGAGACCGCATTCCTCGATGGCTATTCGTTCCCGCGCTTCTTCGTCAAGATCCTGGTGCCGCTGATCGCCAGCGGCATCGGTGTCGCCGCGTTCTTCTGCTTCATGTTCTCCTGGGTCGAATTGCTGCTGGCGCGCACGCTGACCTCGGTCAACGCCAAGCCGATTTCCGCCATCATGACGCGCACGGTGTCGGCCGCAGGCATGGACTGGGGTCTGCTGGCAGCCGCCGGCGTGCTCACCATCATCCCCGGCGCGCTCGTGATCTGGTTCGTCCGCAACTACATCGCGCGTGGCTTTGCGCTCGGTCGGGTCTAG
- a CDS encoding nuclear transport factor 2 family protein yields the protein MNIDRRQFALPVVALGLGIGLMSVVPAFAGADEDAVAKNVEAFRAAQQAGNPEGIAPLCADELSYSHSSGAVDDKASLLAGVRDAKYKWTSLEYKNPSVRIVGPAAIVRFNFVGEQEFTDGKKTPQNLHILMNWQKQGSDWKLLSRAATKL from the coding sequence ATGAACATCGATCGCCGTCAGTTCGCCTTGCCCGTAGTCGCACTTGGGCTTGGGATTGGGCTCATGAGCGTCGTCCCCGCTTTTGCCGGTGCGGACGAGGATGCCGTTGCGAAGAACGTCGAAGCCTTCCGCGCGGCGCAGCAGGCCGGCAACCCCGAGGGGATCGCCCCGCTCTGCGCAGACGAACTCAGCTATAGCCACTCCAGCGGAGCTGTCGACGACAAGGCGTCACTGCTGGCGGGCGTCAGGGATGCGAAATACAAATGGACGTCGCTTGAATACAAGAACCCCTCGGTCCGTATCGTCGGACCGGCCGCCATCGTGCGCTTCAACTTTGTCGGCGAGCAGGAGTTCACCGACGGCAAGAAGACGCCGCAGAACCTGCACATCCTGATGAACTGGCAGAAACAGGGCTCTGACTGGAAACTGCTGTCGCGGGCGGCCACCAAGCTCTGA
- a CDS encoding ABC transporter substrate-binding protein, producing MTSAAALIAASVTIAAPARADDAVNQRWIDSEFQPSTLSKADQLKELQWFEKAAAPFKGMEINVVSETITTHEYESRTLAKAFTEITGIKVKHDLIQEGDVVEKLQTQMQSGKNVYDGWINDSDLIGTHFRYGQTVILSDYMTGEGKDVTNPQLDVNDFIGKSFTTGPDGKLYQLPDQQFANLYWFRYDWFSNPEYKAKFKAKYGYDLGVPVNWSAYEDIAEFFTNDIKEINGVKVYGHMDYGKKDPSLGWRFTDAWLSMAGNGDKGIPNGKPVDEWGIRMEGCRPVGSSVERGGDTNGPAAVYSIVKYLDWMKKYAPPQAQGMTFSEAGPVPAQGNIAQQIFWYTAFTADMVKPGIPVVNADGTPKWRMAPSPHGSYWKEGMKLGYQDAGSATLLKSTPPDRRKAAWLYLQFINSKTVSLKKSHVGLTFVRESDIWDKSFTERAPKLGGLIEFYRSPARVQWTPTGNNVPDYPKLAQLWWQNIGDASSGAKTPQAAMDALAAAQDSVLERLEKSGVQKECGPKLNKKETAEFWFAKSAKDGNVAPQRKLANEKPKGETVDYDTLVKSWPATPPKRAEAK from the coding sequence ATGACCAGCGCGGCTGCGCTGATCGCCGCTTCTGTTACGATCGCCGCACCCGCTCGTGCGGACGACGCCGTCAATCAAAGGTGGATCGACAGCGAATTCCAGCCCTCGACGCTGTCGAAGGCTGACCAGTTGAAGGAGCTGCAGTGGTTCGAAAAGGCCGCAGCTCCGTTCAAGGGAATGGAAATCAACGTGGTGTCGGAAACCATCACGACGCACGAATATGAATCGCGCACCCTGGCGAAAGCCTTCACCGAGATCACCGGCATCAAGGTCAAGCACGACCTGATCCAGGAAGGCGACGTGGTCGAAAAGCTGCAGACCCAGATGCAGTCCGGCAAGAACGTCTATGACGGCTGGATCAACGACTCCGACCTGATCGGCACCCACTTCCGCTACGGCCAGACCGTGATCCTGTCGGATTACATGACCGGCGAGGGCAAGGATGTCACCAATCCGCAGCTCGACGTCAACGACTTCATTGGCAAGTCCTTCACTACGGGCCCGGACGGCAAGCTCTATCAGCTTCCCGACCAGCAGTTCGCGAACCTCTATTGGTTCCGCTACGACTGGTTCTCCAATCCGGAATACAAGGCCAAGTTCAAGGCCAAGTATGGCTACGATCTCGGTGTTCCCGTGAACTGGTCGGCCTATGAAGATATCGCCGAGTTTTTCACCAACGACATCAAGGAGATCAACGGCGTCAAGGTCTATGGTCACATGGACTACGGCAAGAAGGATCCTTCGCTTGGCTGGCGTTTCACCGACGCCTGGCTGTCGATGGCCGGCAACGGCGACAAGGGCATCCCGAACGGCAAGCCGGTCGATGAATGGGGCATCCGCATGGAGGGCTGCCGTCCTGTCGGTTCGTCCGTCGAGCGCGGCGGCGACACCAACGGTCCGGCGGCGGTCTATTCGATCGTCAAATATCTCGACTGGATGAAGAAGTATGCCCCGCCGCAGGCGCAAGGCATGACCTTCTCCGAGGCAGGTCCGGTGCCGGCGCAGGGCAACATCGCCCAGCAGATCTTCTGGTACACCGCCTTCACCGCCGACATGGTGAAGCCCGGTATTCCGGTCGTGAACGCGGACGGCACGCCGAAGTGGCGCATGGCGCCGTCGCCGCACGGCTCGTACTGGAAAGAGGGCATGAAGCTCGGCTACCAGGACGCCGGCTCGGCCACGCTCCTGAAGTCGACCCCGCCCGATCGCCGCAAGGCGGCTTGGCTCTATCTGCAGTTCATCAACTCCAAGACGGTGTCCTTGAAGAAGAGCCATGTCGGTCTCACCTTCGTGCGTGAATCCGACATCTGGGATAAATCCTTTACTGAACGCGCGCCGAAGCTCGGCGGCCTGATCGAGTTCTACCGCTCGCCCGCGCGCGTGCAGTGGACCCCGACCGGCAACAACGTGCCTGACTATCCGAAGCTCGCGCAATTGTGGTGGCAGAACATCGGCGATGCGTCGTCCGGTGCGAAGACGCCGCAGGCGGCGATGGATGCGCTGGCCGCGGCCCAGGACTCGGTGCTGGAACGTCTTGAGAAGTCCGGCGTGCAGAAGGAGTGCGGGCCGAAGCTGAACAAGAAGGAGACGGCCGAGTTCTGGTTCGCCAAGTCCGCGAAGGACGGCAATGTCGCTCCGCAGCGCAAGCTGGCGAACGAGAAGCCGAAGGGCGAAACCGTCGACTACGACACGCTGGTGAAGTCGTGGCCGGCCACTCCCCCGAAGCGGGCGGAGGCGAAGTAA